A part of Chitinimonas koreensis genomic DNA contains:
- a CDS encoding cytochrome oxidase small assembly protein encodes MRDKNLRTALILASVAAVLCAGFIARFWLFGH; translated from the coding sequence ATGCGTGACAAGAACCTGCGTACCGCGCTGATCCTGGCCAGCGTCGCCGCCGTGCTGTGCGCGGGCTTCATCGCGCGCTTCTGGCTGTTCGGGCACTGA